AAAGTTGAGACCCGAGTGCAAGCAGAACTTGAGAAAATTAAAACTAAAGTTGAGAAAATTCAGACGCAACATTGGAGTAAAATCCGCCATTTGTATCTAGATGAAGATTCTAAGACACATATTGATTGGAAGAAGATTCGACATTTGTATCTAGATGAAGATTCTAAGATGCGGATATCTTGGAAGAAGATTCGACATTTGTATCAAGACGACTGAGACATCGTCGATGACTACTTCTAGTTCTGTCACTTCTGTGTAGACAGATTGCGAGTTGCAAAGACTACCTCTAAATTTTTGTTCGGCCCAGAGGCAAAGTTCCTTGTAGACGATGATGATATCTACCTTTCTAATGTGCTGTTTATCGTTTGATAACCAAGTATATGTACATTGTCACTTAGTTTTATGGCATTCTCATTACTTAGCACTCTTGTCTGGTTTGACCTAATCCCTCCCTAAGGCTAAAAGCCTAAAACTATTAACTCAAATTTATAACATGTCGCGCATTGCTTCATACCAAAAAAGTTGCAAGAATACAACCAACCCATTAGTTTACCACAATGCAATACCACTTGCACCAAACCGCTCGGATTCATCGTTCACCTTCTCCAAAACCGAACGAAGACATACTCGAACTACTAAATTAGTTTTGTTTGTTAATTAGTAACTTGGTTAGTTTTTTTTTTTTTTTTTTTTCTTTCTTCTTGAAGTTACTAAGTCACGGACTCACGGTATGACATTTATCATAATCTCTCTCTCTCTCTCTTGTCCAAAACGTCTGATCATAATCAAGACCACCTTTTGAGCAGTCAAGAGTGAACAGAGGCACGTCTGATCTTTCCACGTGGTTGGCCCAGTGTCCCTCTCTCACTCTTGACTCATTTTCACTTTCACTCTCATTCTGAACTCACTTTGACTGCAGAGAGCTGCTATGGGGTGGCGACATAAACACTCCTCCTGGTAGTCGTAAGTTTCAACTCTCTTCTCATTTCTCCTTTGGCAAAATTAGTTTTGGCAGCTAAATAATCAAACATGGTTTTTGGCATGTGGATTAGTGACATTAACACAATAGTGTTAACTATTAAGCACTGACTCATGCAGATTATGGGGAAGAACATTCTACCAAAATCTCATCTCCACGTCTCAGGTACCTAATGGGGATGTTATCAGTATATCTCTTTATTCATTTTCTTGTGTTTTCGTTATACTGTTTGGTGTTGTATTATCAAAGGAATGGAACAAGAGCCCAAGATCATATCTTTCCTGATTTTTATATTACCTGTGGACTATGACTTAGTTTATGTTGTTTCGAGAGGACCCCATTTTCAATTAATCAAATTTGGTAGCAATAGCATTGTGTTCACAGAAAAGTAAATCGGTTTTCTTCCTTTCTTGTTTGATGAATACCAATGGGGTTTGTTCAAAACTTGCTTGCTGTTTGTGAAAATTGAAAAGGCTCTTGCTTCAATGGTACAGAAATGGTGTAAACACGAAGGTCAAGGATGGTGCAGAGGATAAACCAAATGGAGGTGGTCATGCATTTTCATCAGCTTCTTTGGATTTTGAAATCAATAAGAGGAGGAGACAAATTGTCTATAGGGAAATTTTCCAAAACAATCAGGACTTGCAGATTCGAAGCAAAAGTTTGGAGGAGGCCAAGAAAAAGATATTGAGGTATTAGTTTGCTTATTAGGAGCATTAAATTTAAGATTTTTGTGAAGATCAGGTGAATTTCACTATTCACATTGTCAGACTGATTCAAGGCACATGCTTGATATGTGAAATATTTCATACTATGACCTACTCTTTCATTTGTGGCTGGTTGGTGGATTAAGTTGTTGAGCTCGAGTTTGATTCAGCTTTGCAGAAATTATGTGATGTCCTTTGTTGATATTAGTTCATGATTTAAGAATATACGATATCTCGTTTTAGGACATTTTCTTGTTTATGATGGTAAGACTAGTGTTATGATTGCTTGAAGTGATTTGGCCACTTGAATTTTACAGCTACACCCCTGGTGCTTGGATTGAGAGTGTTGGTGCCATGAAGTTGATGGACTATGATGTGCCAAAGACGACTTGTCTTCTATTGGTTGGTCCAACAGGATCTGGAAAGAGTAGCCTTGTTAATAAGATATCAAAAGTGTTTGACAGGTTTGCATCTCAAAGAGCCCAAGTGTCATGTATGCTTTCAGTTCTAAATCATGAAAATGTTCAAATTTTGTATAGTCTGGGAACAATGTATAATGTATTTATTGTATAATAGTTTGACCGGTATTGTTTTCTTGTGGTAGATAATTCATCTGTCAGCAATGGAACTCTTTTCCTCCAGGAGTATATGATACCAAGAGGTTCAACTTCCTTTTGCCTCTATGATACCCGTAGTTTGTCTGATGATCCACCTGAAAACATCAGAACACTGGAGGATTGGATGAGACGGGGTGTTTGTCATGGGAAGCTTGTTTACAGGTCTGGATTTTTAAGTAGTCATAGCTTTGTCATATAGAGTTTGGACTGAGTTTCCTTACAATCTGATAATATATCCCAATTGATCAGGTACTCAGACAGCCTGCAGACCATAAAGAAGTTCAGAGCCCTTGAGTATGGTCATGTGTCCAGTGAGATCAGGAAGGTTAATTTTGTCATATTTGTTGTTGATGCTGTTTCAGTTCTGAAATCGATTGAAAGCAATGAAGATGCAGTGACACGATATAGCAAAATGATTGCGACAGCTTTCAACTCCCAACACCTGGCTTTTAAAGGTATAACGATGTTATTCGGTTGTTGATTTTAATGGCTTGTAGAGGAAAGGGAAGTGTTGGAAACTAGGTGATCATAGACTCATAGTCACCTCCATTTTATTTCCAGATGATAAACCGCTTGTTGTTGTCACACAAGGTGATCTACTTTCACAAGTTCAGCGTTCTCGTGTTCGTGTCCATTTGGGAGAACTACTGGGAATTCCACCTGTAACACAAATTTTTGATATCCCAGGTGACCCTTGAAGTTGCACCTTCTTAAATAATGGTTCTCTTATAAATTGTATTAGAAAAAAAAAAATTAAAGATGATTGTTTGTTGTAGCAGAAAGCAATGATCCAGTTACTGATCTGACAATAGTTGACATGTTATGCTATGCTCTTGAACACGCTGACAAAAATTTTCCCCATAAAAGAAAGGTATAGTGTTTTTTTTTTTTTTTTTTTTTTTGAGAAAGGGTATAGTGTTTGTTTATACACTAGTATGCATTCAGTTGTTTTATTTCCCTGTTTTCCTCCCAAGTTCAGTATATGGTTGCATGCATTCAGTGACATATGTCATATTTCTCATCACTTCCTTATATACTGCAACAGTCAGCTTATAGAGCCAATGTGGTTCTCATAAGCTAGTAATGTTAAATATGATCCTTCGAAACCCATGTAATAAGCACGGCTAAGGTGTTATTATCTAGCTAATAGTTGAAAGTCATTTGTTATGTATCCTCCAGAAAAATTGTTCCGCCTTTACACACAAAATGAATACATATGTTCTACAGAATATGGTCCTCACTTATTTGCTTTAAGGGTTTTTTTTTAATTATTATTATTATTATTTTTTCTAATGGCTCCTAGGTCTTCTGATTGTGATAAATTACTGCAGGTCCAAGCTGCGTCTGTATTACTATGTATGCTCCTGTCGGTGGCAGTCCTCGGATTGCTAATCCAGGATGGCCGATGAATTGTTCCCAAGTGCCTAGATCAGAAATTCACTCGAGGAGGAAAGTATTGGAAAGGATCAAGGTTTAATTTTTGTGGAGTTTAATTGTGAACACTTTCATGTGTATATAGTGACCGGTCCTTGAACTTATCGTTTTGTATATGCATTTGCAACTATTATCTCCGGCAACTCTCTGAATGATGAAATTTACTTTCTATTGTCTGAATTGTGTTAAATCCAAAGTTATTTTTGTTTTCTGGATGTTGTTTTGGTAAAAGTCCAATTTGCAAGCACCAAATAAGCAAAATCTTTGATGGCACTAGACATCATCAGCTAGAAGCCAACCATTTTTCTTTCACAGGAGATTACATTTGTCAAAGTAGTCTCGGGTTATGTTACTTAATGATTGAGGGAAGGGGTTATGTTACTTGTTAATAATTGAGGATATCTAAAATGTGAGCAAGGTAAAAGACATCATAAACCAGAAAGACAAATGAAGGGCAGTCAATAATCAAGTAACAGACTAAAGCTTTGTAGGTATTCAATAATCAATATGATTCGTACTTTCAGTATCATTTGTATTCCAGTAAATCTTTGAAGCCAAGACAAGCCTTGGAATCTCGCAAGGGTATAGTGCTACAGATAACAGATGAATAAAAACAAAACTTTAAGATCCTCTATTATGAGACCATGGGCATTTGGATAGTTAAGTGTACACTTCCATACCACCAACACAAAAATGAGGCAAGACTCAGATTGGCTACAGGCCGTCCTTCAAAAATATCATAAACTGAGCAGCAAAAACCACCAAGGGCAAAGAACTGAGTTGAAAAGAATTGATATTTCAAGATGAATTAGGATCACGGTCCTGAAATGGCATTGTTTGGGAGGCTCTGCAAAAACTTGGCCCTTGCAGCAGGGTCAGTTGAAAAACGACCCAGTACTGCAATTGTAGCTGTGCTACTACCAAACTTCTCAATCCCTCTAGATATCATACAGGTGTGCTTAGCCTCCACAACAACCATCACATCTCCACCTGAAAGTGATGACACAGTTTCTGCTATCTGCCGCGTGAGTCTTTCCTGCACCTGGAGCTTGAAACCATAGAAACACACAATTGATTGTAGTAGAGACTTTCCAATGGGAATGGATCCTTCTGCGCACATATATCCTATATGCACAACACCATAAAAGGGAAGTAAATGATGCTCACACTGAGACCAAAGAGACAAGTTCAGCTCTGAATGGATTTGCTTTTCTTTGCAGCTGTCTCCATTGGGATGTAGAGGATCCACCCTAGCAGATACGAACCCATTCAGCTTCATATCCAAATTACAATTCTGGAAGTTCATCAACCACTTAACAAAACGAGCAGGTGTTCCTACGAGCTCCTTCCTTAATGGGTCTTCACCAAGTGATCTAAGAATTGAAGTTACTGCAATGATCATTCCCTGATTGGCTGATTCAACCTTAATAACAGCATTAACGCTGCCTGAAGATCGAGATGGACACCAGTCGCTCGAGTCTCTCAAGCAAGTTTTATCCACATCTATGCCTCTGAATTTCAGAAGACTCAAAAAATCTGCCCAAATATCGGCACTCTCATTTTCAAAAGCTCCAGAACCAGAACTAACCAGCAATTTTACCCATCCTTGGTGGTTCGAGTCAAGAATAGCTGATTCTAAATTTGGAAAATGAATGTGTGAACACTGGAGCATGACAGCGACACCGGCTGGCTTGATGCCATGGTGCAGGGCTGAACACAATTCATCTGCTAGACGCTGAGGCTCTTGAAGACGTTTTCCAAACACGTCAGCTACTCGAGAGAGCTTGCTTAAGCCTACAACTCGTTGACCAGAAGGGACATAACCAACATGACATTTAACCTGGAATGGTAGCATACAAGATTCACAATAGGAGAAGAGGTCCAGATCTCGAACAACCACAAGTCCACCAGCTCCTCCAGCATGACCAACTGCATTATCCAGACCAGCTTCAGGGAATAATGCGCCTTGCACAATGTCCTTGACCTTTTGTCTATAACCTTGAAGAAACGATAATGATTCAAATCAGTACATGGTCATGATTATTTTGACATGAATAGTATAAAGGTATGAATATCACCAACATCCATTTCAAAACAAATATATGAATGAATCCGGAACATGCTCAGTGCTGCATAACGAATCAATTTCAAAAGGGGACTTGACAAACAGCCAGTTCAACCGGTGATAATGTATATGCACATTTAAGCCGGCTATGAGTTTAACCCCATATAGAGTACAGTTATGATAATTATTCTACCCTACCAGGCGACAAGTTGAAGCCATTCTTGATGCTTTTGATAGACATGATGAATGGAAGTACGAGGGTTCGGATGCATCCAAAATCTCCATCTAGCTACAGATAGTTTGAAGAAAAGAAACGAAAAACTGACAACAGATGGTCACTTCTTATTAGATTCATTATCATCTCATTACTTCCGCATTTGAAGCTACGGTTATAACATGCATAACACGTAGACAGATTGCATATATATTTTCAGTTCCTGAAAGATAATAGTTTCACAAGGGCATTAATTTGCAGAGTGGTAACTATGTGTAGTGTTCTATCTATCTGGCAATCAGCTGAAAAACAAGAATAGTAACTTTAATAATGGATAAACAACTTTTAAAGCATACACTACCGTCACCATCTAAGGCTACAGATACTTCATTTACACACTAAATACATGTCATGCAATTAGTTCTAACCAACATAGGAATTTTGAGTATTCAACTCTTGACAAACTTGAATAAAGTACTACACCTAACCAACTACCCAAATCCAAAGTTCGGTAGCTACCAACAACAATAACTAATCAAAACCTTGCCCAAATACAATAAAACCCAAAACTTTAGATCACTCACAACAGGGTATAAAACAAACATAACGTTTCCGAATCATATTAAATAAGCATTCAGTTACTAGTTAGCTGAGCTAAGGAAATGCAAAGAAAATAGTTACCCTTTGTCCCTTCTCTAAGGGCCTTGGCAACACGAAGAGGTGTCTTCTTCAGACCTTCTCTGTTCACATCCTCACCAAGACCCTGCATGAGAACTTTGACAGCATCCTCAATAGCTATAGTCTCAGGTTCATCATCAACACTCAGCTCAATACAACCCAGCTTCACTCCATTCTCAAGTTCCGAACAGAAATGCCCCTCGTCCAAAGCGCCCATTGACAGAACCACCGATCCAGATCCCAAAATCAAACCCAATCCAAAACTTGCAATATAAAAACCAAATCTTTAACCCAAAACAACAATGATACAATAAACAAAGAGCTACCCAGATCAGCCAAAGAGGAGAAGAATCACAAGAAGTGGGTTATTGGAGAAGGCCTTAAGAAGGAGGAGGGAGGGCTCAAAAGGATGTGAAAACGAAACGTAGGGTTGGAGTAGTTATTGGAATGTGTGGATCTTCCTTGAGGAATCTCTCATCGGAATGTGGGACCCAATCAGGGTGGGTGTGTGGATTTGCACGGGACCGGAGGACCTGGGTCGGTGTTAACCACAGGGGGGGCTCTCTCTTATTTTGTTTTCCCCTCTCGAGTTGTGTCTGCTCTGTTTTTTGTTATGGGTGTTATATAGACTATAGAGACGAATGGGGGCGATTTGACGCCAGTAGAAGTGAGTCAGAAGAAAACGAAAAAACCAACCCAAATGGTAAAGAGTGGTACCTATCACACACCAACCCACCGTTACCACCACTTGCCACCAATGAAGAAATTAGTAGTCTCTCCAATCCAATCTCACACCCACCGCAGATCCCGGATCTCTACTACTTTGGTAATGATGCTCTGCTCCTTTATGGTCAAATATGTATGTTTCTGGGAAAGCGCTAGAGTACGCCCTTGTATCGTACGCCAGAGTGGGCCTGACCACGTGGTTACATATCGTCCACATAATTCAAATTTGAAAGACATTTACGTAAATTTTCCATTTAACTTTCGTCAGCAGTAAAAATACTCTCTCAGCGCGTGTCAAATACAATGTCTCTCTCCCTCAGCGCGTCAAGGCTTCTAACCGACGACGGAGTTGTAATCAGAGGTCGGAGGTCGGCTCATCGAGGAAAATGATGAGCGGGTCGACACGTGGCATAGAAACTCAGTTCATATCGATTTCGATCGAGACGCCGTTGGATCCGTGCTTGTGTAATCTGTGTTTGAAACCAGTTGAACCTGGGGTTGAATCAAACTATTGGATTGAGGAGATTGAGATTGTAGACCAATGGTCGTATTTTTTGACAATTAAGGAATAAGGAGCAGTAGTACTAGTTAATGAAACAAGTAAGCAGTGGGTTTAGATGAACACAGGGAGCAAGATTTGTTTAACATAGAACAAGATCGAGTTCGGATTGGATTGGATAGTATTACGAGACTATTGATGAAGATGAATCAATATTCAAATGAGAGGATCACGTCTTCGTCTCTGTCATAGGCCACGTAAAAATTGTGGTGGATATGCTGGGTCAAGCCACGTTGCAAGTGGTCTTCCATTCTTCCTTGTACAAGGTTTTTTATTTTTATTTTTTTTTATTTTTTTTTTAATATCTGAGAATATGTTGTTCATGTTGTAGCCTATTGAATTCTGCAGTCGTTCTTCCAAGTTCTAAACCCAGAACTATAATCTGAATTCAATCCTAGAAAACGCATTGAATATGTTGTGATAACAAGCTAGGATTCCTATATACTTTTTCCAAGTCCCAAGCCCTTTGAATATGTTGTTTATCATCACCTTCAGATACTCTTAAGCATACAGAGTTTTAGAGCTTCAAAACACCCTTCTTCAACCTCCAGACCTTCATATATTGTTTTCAACCTCCAAACAACCCGTCTCTTATCCTGGCTTCTATCGATCGAAGTCCCAAACACTAAATCATATTTGCCCAATTCATTTCATCTGCACAGGCGTTCAACAGTTCGATAACACTACTAGATCACTGTCAGGTCACTCAGGTGAGAGGGATGACAGAAATGCAAATGACCACATCGCCCATCGGTAATTACTTTTTCACCCATCGCAACTCGTTTGTCGTTTGTAAAACAGTCAATGATCTTATTACCTTTCCAGTAACGTCCGCGTTAGACATGCGGTACGCAAGGAGTAGTCCAGCTCTTGACATGTTTCTGTACCCCTTTCTGTATTGTATAGGTTATTCCATCTTTGTGGTGGTCAAGGGCTTCAACTAAATCTTTGTATTTTTCCCCGTTGTGGATCTAAGGGAGTGAATCATTGTATATGCCAAAAGGAGTCTCTCTACATGTATACAAGTATACAACTATACATGCCAGTGATGCCATCACCTAGAAAAATAGACCAATGTATTTGTGTTTTCCCTACCAAGTACGAATGTATTTGATTCATCTATATACAGATACATTACTTAGGTCACCATCTTAAAGTAGCCGTGTAATGTAAGTATTTAACTACTACAATGATAGTGTTTGTTACTATGATACCGCGCTCGACGAAAAATCTAAATATTAAATCGAACACTACAATGAAAGATTGAAACAGATACTTCAATCCTTAGTAATTTGAAATTCAAACTACACAAGAATATAGAGATCTGTTGACAACAGTGTAAATTTCACTTGAGGAAATGTCACTACGCGACTTTTAAAGTAGTCCATACTAGAATCAAATCTACTAAACTGAAATAGAATTGCAGCAAGATCAAGTAGTAATATTCAACACAATCATTTTACAAATATTCCAATCTAACTTCATATTACAACTGATAGAACTATTCTAGTTGTT
The window above is part of the Fragaria vesca subsp. vesca linkage group LG2, FraVesHawaii_1.0, whole genome shotgun sequence genome. Proteins encoded here:
- the LOC101301843 gene encoding uncharacterized protein LOC101301843, producing MGNGVNTKVKDGAEDKPNGGGHAFSSASLDFEINKRRRQIVYREIFQNNQDLQIRSKSLEEAKKKILSYTPGAWIESVGAMKLMDYDVPKTTCLLLVGPTGSGKSSLVNKISKVFDRFASQRAQVSYNSSVSNGTLFLQEYMIPRGSTSFCLYDTRSLSDDPPENIRTLEDWMRRGVCHGKLVYRSGFLNSLQTIKKFRALEYGHVSSEIRKVNFVIFVVDAVSVLKSIESNEDAVTRYSKMIATAFNSQHLAFKDDKPLVVVTQGDLLSQVQRSRVRVHLGELLGIPPVTQIFDIPESNDPVTDLTIVDMLCYALEHADKNFPHKRKVQAASVLLCMLLSVAVLGLLIQDGR
- the LOC101307844 gene encoding uncharacterized protein LOC101307844 produces the protein MGALDEGHFCSELENGVKLGCIELSVDDEPETIAIEDAVKVLMQGLGEDVNREGLKKTPLRVAKALREGTKGYRQKVKDIVQGALFPEAGLDNAVGHAGGAGGLVVVRDLDLFSYCESCMLPFQVKCHVGYVPSGQRVVGLSKLSRVADVFGKRLQEPQRLADELCSALHHGIKPAGVAVMLQCSHIHFPNLESAILDSNHQGWVKLLVSSGSGAFENESADIWADFLSLLKFRGIDVDKTCLRDSSDWCPSRSSGSVNAVIKVESANQGMIIAVTSILRSLGEDPLRKELVGTPARFVKWLMNFQNCNLDMKLNGFVSARVDPLHPNGDSCKEKQIHSELNLSLWSQCEHHLLPFYGVVHIGYMCAEGSIPIGKSLLQSIVCFYGFKLQVQERLTRQIAETVSSLSGGDVMVVVEAKHTCMISRGIEKFGSSTATIAVLGRFSTDPAARAKFLQSLPNNAISGP